In Flavobacterium sp. GSB-24, the genomic window CATTAACCGCTGCAGTAATCTGCGCTAATTGTTCGTCTGTTTTATGAATTGGAACAATAACCACTTGTATTGGCGCTAAATTTGGAGGCAGCACTAATCCTTGATCGTCAGAATGCGTCATAATCAAAGCTCCCATCAAACGAGTAGAAACTCCCCATGACGTTCCCCAAACATGTTCTTGTTTTCCTTCTGCATTAGCAAACTTAACATCAAAAGCTTTTGCAAAGTTTTGTCCTAAAAAGTGAGATGTACCAGCCTGTAATGCTTTTCCATCCTGCATTAAAGCTTCAATACAATAAGTTTCATCTGCACCTGCAAAACGTTCTGTTTCAGTTTTAAAACCTTTTACTACCGGAATTGCCATAAAACTTTCTGCAAAATCAGCATAAACATTCATCATTTTTTCAGACTCCTCAATAGCTTCTGCTTTAGTAGCATGAGCAGTATGCCCTTCCTGCCATAAAAACTCAGCTGTTCTCAAAAACAAACGCGTACGCATTTCCCATCGAACCACATTAGCCCATTGGTTAATCAATAAAGGCAAATCTCTATATGATTGTACCCATCCTTTATATGTAGACCAAATAATTGCCTCACTAGTTGGACGAACAATAAGCTCCTCTTCTAACTTTGCATTTGGATCAACCATTAATTTTCCAGGTTTTTCTGGATCGTTTTTCAATCTATAATGTGTTACAACAGCACATTCTTTTGCAAATCCTTCAGCATTCTTCTCCTCAGCCTCAAACATGCTTTTCGGCACGAACAAAGGAAAATACGCATTTTGATGTCCAGTTTCTTTGAACATACGATCTAATTCAGCCTGCATTTTTTCCCAAATAGCATATCCGTATGGTTTAATTACCATACAGCCTCTAACTCCTGAATTTTCAGCTAGATCTGCTTTTACAACCAGCTCGTTATACCATTTCGAATAATCTTCTGATCTTGTAGTGAGGTTCTTACTCATATTATATAGTTTGGCACAAATTTTGTTTTAATAATTTTAACTAAATAGTTTGACAAAACTAACTATTTTTGTAATGTGCAACAATAAAAAACACCACAGATATGAAAACTAACATTTCTCTTCGCCAAAACTCTAATCATTTTTACTTAATTGGATTATTGAGTTTATTACTTGCGTCGTGTGGTTCTTACCAAAATTCATCTTATCATGACAATGATGGTGTATACGGTAATTCTTCATCAAACAGATATGTGCAGCAGTCTAATGGCACAAACAATCAATACAAAGATTATTTCAGATCACTGCAAGATGATAACCAACCGACAGAAATTTTTACTGACGTTGACAATTATACCAATTATTCAGAAAATGACAGTACTCAAACAGCTTCTGTAGCTTATCCTGCATGGGGAAGCAGTAGCTCTGACGTTTCTGTAAACGTATACTCAAACCCATCATGGTCATTTGGCTTTGGAATGGGCTATCCTTATTACGGATGGGGCTATGGCGGATACTGGGGCTGGGGATACCCAGGTTACTGGGGAGGCTGGGGTTATCCAGGATACTGGGGACCAGGCTGGGGCTATCCAGGATATTGGGGAGGCGGTTACTACGGCTACAACAACTATAACTACACTTACGGAAGAAGAGGTTCTGCCGCATATTATGGAAACAGAAATTATGCATACAACCGAAGCTACACTTCTAACAGAGGTTTTACAACAAATAGAAATTACACTACTAACAGAGGAAGTTACACAACCAATAGAAACTACACAACAAACAGATCTAATGGTTATACTGACTTTAGAAGATCTAATATGAATGGAGGAACTAGTCCGTCATTTACAAATAGAAGAGCTAATACCAATAGTGTAGATTACAGTAACTCTAGAAGATCTTACAACAATAGTAACACTACGACAAACAGAAGCTATAATTACAATAATAGCAACAACAGCAGTTCATCAAGAAGCTACACTCCTAGCAGTCCATCACGTTCAATGAACAGCGGTGGCGGTGGAAGCATGAGATCTTCTGGCGGCGGCGGTGGCGGCGGTATGAGATCTGGCGGTGGCGGAGGAAGAAGATAATTTTTTCTCACTAAACTAAATTCAAACTAAAACTTATCCAAATGAAAAAAATACTTTTCCTACTTATAACAGGACTAACTGCCAGCGCGTCATATTCTCAAGAAGTTTCAGATGCTTTGCGTTATTCTCAAGACAATCTAACAGGAACTGCAAGATTTAGAGCTATGAGCGGTGCTTTCGGTGCTGTTGGAGGGGATTTATCATCTTTAAGCGTCAACCCAGCTGGTTCTGCAGTTTTTAATACCAATCAAGTTGGAATATCTTTTAGTAATCAAAACATTAAAAATAATTCTGAGTACTTTGGAACTCAAACTTCAGATAAAGAAAACTCTTTTATTTTGAATCAAGCGGGAGGTGTTTTTGTTTTTAAAGATCGTAATCCTAACAACGGTTGGAATAAAATTGCTATTGGCGCGACATACGAGAATACAAATAATTTTAATAATGATATTTTCTCTGCTGGAACAAATCCAATCAATTCTGTTGATGACTATTTCTTATCCTTTGCGAATGGAATTCCTTTACAAGATATTGATGGATTAGATTATAGAGATTTAAACTACAAAGAACAACAGGCTTATATGGGATACTGGGGACATGTTATAGACCCTGCATCTAATACACCAGGAAATACTCAATATATTAGTAATGTTCCTGCCGGAGGAAATTATTATCAAGAAAATGAAATACACACTAGAGGATACAACAGTAAAGTAGGTTTTAATATTGCAACTTCATACAGAGATAGACTTTATTTAGGAGCCAACTTAAATGTTCACGTAACTGACTATAGAAGATCGACAAGTTTTTACGAAGACAACAGCAATCCATTACAGCCTTATGAAACTATTTCAAATTTACGTTTCAATAATGAATTGTATACTTACGGAAATGGTTTTTCTTTCCAGCTTGGAGCTATAGGAAAAGTAACTGATGCTTTTAGACTAGGTGTTGCTTACGAATCGAATACTTGGTACGAGCTATATGATGAAACTTCACAAAGCATTTACACGACAAGACAAGCAGATGGCGGACAACCTTTAAATGCGAATGTGA contains:
- the proS gene encoding proline--tRNA ligase, producing MSKNLTTRSEDYSKWYNELVVKADLAENSGVRGCMVIKPYGYAIWEKMQAELDRMFKETGHQNAYFPLFVPKSMFEAEEKNAEGFAKECAVVTHYRLKNDPEKPGKLMVDPNAKLEEELIVRPTSEAIIWSTYKGWVQSYRDLPLLINQWANVVRWEMRTRLFLRTAEFLWQEGHTAHATKAEAIEESEKMMNVYADFAESFMAIPVVKGFKTETERFAGADETYCIEALMQDGKALQAGTSHFLGQNFAKAFDVKFANAEGKQEHVWGTSWGVSTRLMGALIMTHSDDQGLVLPPNLAPIQVVIVPIHKTDEQLAQITAAVNELTAKLKKLKISVKYDDRTTQKPGFKFAEWELKGVPVRIAVGPKDLENGTFEVARRDNLTKEVVEGEKIVEYINDLLEQIQKDLFDRALNYRNTHITEVNNFEEFKEVLEGKGGFLSAHWDGTAATEEKIKELTKATIRCIPLDAVEEAGTCVFTGNPSSKRVLFAKAY
- a CDS encoding outer membrane protein transport protein: MKKILFLLITGLTASASYSQEVSDALRYSQDNLTGTARFRAMSGAFGAVGGDLSSLSVNPAGSAVFNTNQVGISFSNQNIKNNSEYFGTQTSDKENSFILNQAGGVFVFKDRNPNNGWNKIAIGATYENTNNFNNDIFSAGTNPINSVDDYFLSFANGIPLQDIDGLDYRDLNYKEQQAYMGYWGHVIDPASNTPGNTQYISNVPAGGNYYQENEIHTRGYNSKVGFNIATSYRDRLYLGANLNVHVTDYRRSTSFYEDNSNPLQPYETISNLRFNNELYTYGNGFSFQLGAIGKVTDAFRLGVAYESNTWYELYDETSQSIYTTRQADGGQPLNANVNPNIVNVYESYTLQTPDKWTFSAAYVFGKSGLLSVDYAVKNYGNAKFKPTNDAGFRGINSDINNNLTSTGELRIGGEYKINQLSLRAGYRFEGSPYKNGTTVGDLTSYSGGLGYNFGGTKLDLAYSYLERKSNQRFFATGFTDGANLSSKLNNVTLTLLFEL